A segment of the Nitrosopumilus sp. genome:
CATCAGATTGACTCTCAAATTTTGGAATAAATACGTTCCTAGACAAGAAAAAACACTGGATCAGAAAATATAATAAGGAAACTTAAATCACAAATTTGTGAAATTATCCACGTTAGAAGATCATCTCGGAGCATTATATTTTGACTGAATTACTTGGAAGTGCTGCTACGGAGCAGTTTTTATCACAACTAAACTCGTTTGGGGTTAAACCTTCCAAAGTTCACAGGAACTTGGGGGTGGATGAAATGGTATCTCTTGCAGTAGAAAGAAAAGAGGGTGTGGTAAATTCTACTGGGTCTCTTTCAGTTGATACTGGAAAATATACCGGTAGATCTCCTGATGACCGATTCATTGTGTATGATGACAAAACACATGATACGATTGATTGGGGCAAGATCAATCATCAATTCCCGCCAGGTAAATTTGAAAAGCTATTTGAAAAAATGAAAAATTTTGTTGATAACAAGGAACTCTTTGTCTTTGATGGTTTTGTGGGTGCTGATCCTAAAACTCGTTTACCTATTAGGGTGATTAATGATCATGTCTGGCAAAGTATGTTTTCAAGTAATCTGTTTATTCGACCTACTGGTGAAGAATTAGAAAACCATGATCCAGAGTTTACCATATTATGCATAAATGATTTTACAGCTGTTCCGGAAATTGATGGAACTAGAACAGATGTCTTTGTTCTAATTGATTTGACAAGAAAAATTGTTTTGATTGGAGGAACTGAATATGCTGGAGAGATGAAAAAATCAATGTTTGGCATAATGAATTTCTTGTTGCCTGATCGTGATATTTTCCCAATGCACTGTTCTGCAAATATTGGTGAAAAGGGAGACACCGCACTATTCTTTGGATTGTCTGGTACTGGAAAAACTACCCTTTCTGCAGATCCTAATAGAAAACTGATTGGTGATGACGAGCATGGTTGGTCTGACGAGGGAACATTCAATTTTGAAGGCGGATGTTATGCAAAATGCATTAATCTGAGTCAGGAAGCAGAGCCCGAAATTTGGAATGCCATTAGACCTGGTGCGCTTTTAGAAAATGTTGTATTAAACGACAATGTTCCAGACTATGATGATAATTCATTAACTGAAAATACCCGTGTCGGATATCCTTTGGAGTTCATTCCTGGGGCGATAATTCCTAGTGTGGGTGGGAATCCTAAGGTGGTCATATTTTTGACTGCTGATGCAATGGGTGTCTTGCCACCTGTTTCTAGACTCACAACAGAAGGAGCGATGTATCATTTCATGTCTGGGTATACTAGTAAATTGGCAGGTACTGAAAGAGGAATAAAAGAGCCAAAATCTGTATTTTCTCAGTGTTTTGGGGCTCCATTCATGCCAAGACCTGCTTCAGTCTATGCAAAACTACTTGGAGAAAAAATCCATGAACATAACACTGTAGTTTATCTTGTTAATACTGGCTGGTCTGGAGGTCCATATGGAGTTGGGACCAGAATTAAGATCAAATACAGTAGAGCCATGGTCACAGCTGCAATTTCAGGTGCACT
Coding sequences within it:
- the pckA gene encoding phosphoenolpyruvate carboxykinase (ATP), with protein sequence MLTELLGSAATEQFLSQLNSFGVKPSKVHRNLGVDEMVSLAVERKEGVVNSTGSLSVDTGKYTGRSPDDRFIVYDDKTHDTIDWGKINHQFPPGKFEKLFEKMKNFVDNKELFVFDGFVGADPKTRLPIRVINDHVWQSMFSSNLFIRPTGEELENHDPEFTILCINDFTAVPEIDGTRTDVFVLIDLTRKIVLIGGTEYAGEMKKSMFGIMNFLLPDRDIFPMHCSANIGEKGDTALFFGLSGTGKTTLSADPNRKLIGDDEHGWSDEGTFNFEGGCYAKCINLSQEAEPEIWNAIRPGALLENVVLNDNVPDYDDNSLTENTRVGYPLEFIPGAIIPSVGGNPKVVIFLTADAMGVLPPVSRLTTEGAMYHFMSGYTSKLAGTERGIKEPKSVFSQCFGAPFMPRPASVYAKLLGEKIHEHNTVVYLVNTGWSGGPYGVGTRIKIKYSRAMVTAAISGALDIVKYRHDDLLNLDIPTELDGVPSEILDPKHTWNDKDSYEISAKKLAQMFVENFKKFDNVSSDIIDAGPKISS